A single region of the Gossypium arboreum isolate Shixiya-1 chromosome 12, ASM2569848v2, whole genome shotgun sequence genome encodes:
- the LOC108478081 gene encoding cation/H(+) antiporter 15-like yields MSHSQEFYTKGKYKIIYGMRNEFTICYNETKPIVNNYWQSVNPMMKTLPIFLLQLSVAIAIGRVFMIVLRPLRQPRFLSQLLAGVLLGPGALGISGRVANDLTPFEGSMFLETMANLGVTFYMFLVGLEMDLTPIQKMGKPALSVAISGMLLPLAAGVGLHSMALQRQTVRAPEMGAYFWSIALTLTSFPDLARMLSDLKLMYTDLGKTALTAAVVNDLSCWCLLVVAVSLINGEKELYVAIPVLVGMTIFWFSLRPLIRKILRYISATSKEATTSDKHIYFILSLVFLSGFVTELCGAHSIFGAFMFGLMIPGGELGTTIMDKVEEFVVGILLPPIFLITGTRTNIQYIFADYSVGLVIAVVLLASSAKIISALLVCLYLKCPVRDGLALGVLMNTKGVLALIILNEGRNMKGFDQQTFSWIVVAIAFMTAIIGPIVSYTHKSERHLKYMDRHLEKCKTEAPIRILACVHSTRNLSAMITLLEISNATRKSPIIVFAVHLVELAGRASAMLIFHDKDKTADTGHTCSREKAEAEQIVSAFESFVDNNHGATVKPLTAVSPYTTMHEDVNHFALDKIANIILIPFHRRSDPVGGWTEENVQHKLVNQNLLATSPCSIGLLVDRGLTSFAESQKGTQQECRIAMLFVEGTDDREALAYAWRMAGTPSVTLSVIRFVPGKEGSEFMENSGDNEEEPDIFTAMFERETQKQLDDDYINQFRFKTMHDQSIAYVEIQVNSGDQIVSAISSEFYDFDLYVVGRGHGYTSQLTAGLSTWSEFPELGVMGETLISMNLETPASVLVVQQSHPVSSGSKKFTSNSTKDVFGNKGVTAFVNHRKSVDGF; encoded by the exons ATGAGCCATAGCCAAGAATTCTATACCAAAGGAAAGTATAAGATAATCTATGGCATGAGAAATGAATTTACGATATGTTATAATGAAACCAAGCCTATTGTGAACAATTACTGGCAATCCGTGAACCCCATGATGAAAACGCTTCCTATCTTTTTGCTGCAATTAAGTGTGGCCATAGCCATTGGTCGTGTTTTTATGATCGTCCTCAGGCCTCTTCGCCAACCTCGCTTTCTTTCTCAGCTTctt GCGGGGGTTCTGCTAGGCCCGGGTGCGCTGGGAATATCGGGCAGGGTAGCTAATGATCTTACTCCTTTTGAAGGGAGCATGTTTCTGGAGACAATGGCCAACCTTGGGGTAACATTCTATATGTTCCTCGTGGGGCTGGAGATGGACTTGACCCCAATTCAAAAAATGGGAAAACCGGCCTTGAGCGTTGCCATTTCTGGTATGCTTTTGCCCCTGGCTGCAGGAGTGGGATTACATTCCATGGCGCTGCAACGACAAACCGTACGCGCACCAGAGATGGGGGCATACTTCTGGTCCATTGCCCTTACCCTAACAAGCTTTCCCGACCTAGCTCGAATGCTTTCAGACCTGAAGCTCATGTATACGGATCTTGGTAAAACTGCCTTGACAGCAGCCGTTGTCAATGATCTCTCATGTTGGTGTCTTCTGGTGGTAGCTGTAAGTTTAATCAACGGGGAAAAGGAGTTGTATGTGGCGATTCCAGTGTTGGTGGGCATGACAATCTTCTGGTTTTCGTTGCGTCCGTTAATCCGTAAGATACTGAGATATATATCAGCAACCAGCAAAGAAGCAACAACTTCGGATAAGCACATATATTTCATTCTATCATTGGTGTTCCTGTCAGGATTTGTGACAGAATTATGTGGGGCGCACTCCATTTTTGGAGCTTTTATGTTTGGACTGATGATACCCGGAGGAGAGCTAGGGACGACCATCATGGACAAAGTTGAAGAGTTCGTAGTGGGGATTCTGCTGCCCCCTATATTCTTGATTACCGGCACCAGAACCAATATCCAGTACATTTTTGCTGACTATTCTGTTGGACTGGTCATCGCAGTTGTACTTCTGGCTTCCTCTGCCAAGATTATAAGTGCTCTTCTTGTCTGCCTCTACTTGAAGTGCCCTGTGCGGGATGGCTTGGCCCTTGGTGTCCTCATGAACACCAAAGGTGTTCTTGCCCTCATTATTCTTAATGAAGGACGAAACATGAAG GGTTTTGACCAACAAACATTCTCTTGGATCGTGGTTGCCATAGCGTTTATGACCGCCATTATTGGCCCGATTGTGAGTTACACTCACAAGTCTGAAAGGCATTTAAAGTACATGGATAGGCACTTAGAGAAATGTAAAACAGAAGCACCAATTCGAATCCTTGCATGCGTTCATTCCACCAGAAATTTGTCGGCCATGATTACCCTCTTGGAGATTTCAAATGCTACAAGAAAATCCCCGATTATAGTGTTTGCTGTTCATTTGGTTGAGCTGGCAGGGCGGGCTTCTGCAATGCTGATTTTCCATGATAAGGATAAGACGGCTGATACGGGACACACTTGCAGCCGAGAAAAAGCTGAGGCGGAGCAAATAGTGAGTGCCTTTGAATCCTTTGTGGACAACAACCATGGGGCCACTGTTAAGCCACTAACAGCAGTGTCCCCTTACACCACCATGCACGAGGATGTCAACCATTTTGCACTAGACAAGATCGCCAATATCATTTTGATCCCATTTCACAGGCGATCCGATCCAGTTGGTGGATGGACGGAAGAAAATGTTCAGCACAAGCTAGTGAACCAAAATTTGTTGGCCACTTCACCCTGTTCCATTGGTTTGCTTGTGGATCGTGGTCTAACGAGTTTCGCGGAATCACAAAAAGGCACGCAGCAGGAATGTCGAATTGCCATGTTGTTCGTTGAGGGAACTGATGATCGTGAAGCATTAGCTTATGCGTGGAGAATGGCAGGCACTCCAAGCGTAACGCTTTCCGTAATCCGATTCGTTCCAGGAAAAGAAGGTTCGGAGTTTATGGAGAACTCAGGAGACAATGAGGAGGAGCCAGATATTTTCACAGCTATGTTTGAGAGAGAGACGCAGAAGCAGCTTGATGATGATTACATAAACCAGTTCAGGTTCAAGACAATGCATGATCAATCTATAGCTTACGTTGAAATACAGGTTAATAGTGGGGACCAGATTGTATCGGCCATAAGTAGTGAGTTCTACGATTTCGATTTATACGTAGTAGGAAGAGGACATGGTTACACATCCCAATTGACAGCAGGGCTATCAACCTGGAGTGAATTCCCTGAATTGGGAGTTATGGGCGAGACATTAATTTCAATGAATTTGGAAACTCCAGCCTCTGTTTTGGTAGTGCAGCAATCTCATCCTGTATCATCTGGATCCAAGAAGTTCACCTCCAACTCCACCAAGGATGTTTTTGGAAATAAGGGGGTAACAGCTTTCGTGAATCACAGAAAGTCGGTTGATGGTTTTTGA